A segment of the Labrus mixtus chromosome 15, fLabMix1.1, whole genome shotgun sequence genome:
agagtacttatgtatatgtgtgagcagagtacttatgtatatgtatgagCAGAGTACTTATGTGTGAGCAGAGTACTTATGTGTGAGCAGAGTATGTATATGTATGAGCAGAGtacttatgtatatgtgtgagcagagtacttatgtatatgtatgagCAGAGTATGTATATGTATGAGCAGAGTAGGTATAAAAGTGTGAGCAGAgtacttatgtatatgtatgagCAGAGTATGTATATGTATGAGCAGAGTATGTATATGTATGAGCAGAGTACGTATTAATATGAGGCAAAAGCTTTGCATGTAAGGAAGCTGCCGTGCAACAGCCAGTAACAGAGAAGGTaagatatttatgttttttaatgtttttttggtaaAACTTTACATTATTAAAGTTACTGGGGAATGAATGATAAACTAACTAGTTAACTATTAGTTGATGGATATATATGGTACACAACATTTTCCATGGTTACTAGGTAATGAATGAGAAACTACTAGTTAACAATGATTAACTGGGTAGATAGTAACTCATCATCAAATCATAGAGTAGCTAATGATTATCTAACAGATAATATATGCAAGataaatgacacaaaatgttGCACAGTAACTATGAAACAAATGAGAACAAACTACTAGTTAACTATCAGTTAATGGGTAAATACTAAATAACTTCTCATCAAATTCAATGAGTAGCTAATTATTACTTAATAGACAATGAAGTAGGGAAGCTACTCAATCCTGAATCTTCACCCAATCATTACTTACTTTTTTGTGTAGCCCATTGTAAAGTGAGACATCCTAATGAGTTGTTACTCAGTACTGAATCATTTCCTAATCATAACTTACTTCTTTAGTTCACCTCATAATAAAGTGAGGCATCATACTGACTGATTGATCATTTTACTGAACTATTAgctatacatacagtatgtaaagCTGCTTCCTGACTCTTTATAATTCTATTGGTTTACTCTCagttcaagattcaagattcaagatacAGTTAACCTTTGACTTGTGGAATGTAAAAAGAAACTactgcatttgtttgttcaaGGCCCGACAGGCTTGTTTTATTTGGAAATAAGAAAGTCTTGATATAAAGTAAGTGTAAGTGTTGCTATTACAAAAGTTATGTTGTTAAATAATGAAGAGATCCCAATGCTGTTCCCTCCTCGTACTCATCCTTATCCAATCCCAGTTTAATCATCATTACAGTTGCTAAGGTTATTAGACTGACCAGTAGATGAATATACAGCTAATACTAtacatacttttaccattattactggcCGTAGCATTGTAACTATAACTCTATCTTATTCAATTGAATGTGTCTAAGACTAAGGACATGATCATAGATCATTTCAGATCACTACCAGGTtctcctttatttaaaaaaacggaCCTCAAGGgtaaaaccaaacaaaatgtGAAGATAAAAATGGAGGAGATTGAAAAATAGGATAcaatgttcaagttatgaaataACTACTTTCCACCAATAATCGTACACAACACCCTgctaaaatgtattatttacaaCATGGAATTTGTGTTACTTTAACATTTATAATTTCCAGTAATCTTTGTTTTAACTTCCTtattaaaaaaattgaattgaCCCAGTCTGCCACTAGATCGGGAGGCAAGGTTTGTAAAGAGTTTTGGTTCTTAGCCTACTTCTTCACTAAATCCAATTCTAGGAGCTTTttaactttatgtttttaaattgatgttGAAAATTATTAATCTTTAAATTTTACATTAACATCGAATCAAAGagatgttcttgtgttttcgGAGTTGAGAAGCTCAACAAGCTCAACCACAGGCcgtggaaagcctgtttatttctcttttaaatggtgccacatttgtaaggaacatgcatttgttggatgagcagcagagctgagtatatGGGTTGCGGCCATGAAAAATTTgacaaatcttctctgccaatgccaaaccGCTGCCATGACTGCCCTTCACCGCCAGGCCCGTTGCGCTGGGGTCGGCACAAGTGCACTGGAACCTGAACATGTGGAGGAACGTTAGGTTCAGCGATGAGTCTACATCAGTTAGATAGTAGGGTCAAAGTGTGGAGAAGACACGGAGAACGCTATGCAGATTGCTGCACTGATAGGGAAACAGCTTTTGGTGGAGGCAATGTGATGGTGTGGGGCGGCATCTCCCTAACTGGAAAAACAAGGCTTATCATCATTGGAGGAAATCTCAATGCAGGCAGATGTAGAGATGAGATTCTGCAACCAGTGAAAATCCCATATCTCCACAGTCTGGGACCGAACTCTTTCCTCAAAGATATACAACGCTCACACCCACAGAGCGGGCTTTATCAGAGACTACCTCTAGAATTTGGGAGTGGAGAGGAAGGAATGGCCTGCCTGcagtcctgacctcaaccccATTGAACACTTGTGAGATAAGCTTGGTCGTGCAGTTCATGCCAGagtgaccaacacaaccacATTGGATGACTTGGCTGAATGGGATGCCATCCCACAGCAGTGTGTGACCATGCTGTTGTGGCTGTGCATGGTTCTTCCACATGCTACTGGGGCTCCTGtttgttaaattaataaattgttAAATTGCCAATATGTCTTGTTTCTTCAGACTACAATAATCCAACCCACTAAACGACATCAAACAAGAGTCAACAGCAGAATAAGCTGTTTGGCAGAGACAATTTGGCAAgttttcatgggcgcaacccacttactcagctctgctgctcatcccacaaatgcatgtagCACCTTTTAAACgagaaataaacaggctttccaacggcataagatttattgccaagaagcatcgttacaacaaagaaataatccaccaaacacaaatttccttactttttgtgcaatGAATAGTCGTATGTATATATGCCAAGTGTTAAGTGGAGTATGAATATATGTGCAAGCAAATATACGTATATGTATGTGCAAGGAAAGAATGAAAGCTTTATGCGAGCAAAGTTGAATGTTACTGCAAGCAAAGTATGCCTTTGCGGCTTCCCATAtctttgtgttgtattttacaCCACAACAATGTATTaattctgtctgtgttgttgtcttgttgtctctttgatttgaagaatggttttagaaaaagaaaataatttatattttgtaaCACCAAAGTAATTTACTAATAGGTCTTTTAAAGGACATTTTATAATCTTTATTGGTAGATGTTTCTTTGCTTATCTTCTCTTACATGTTTTGATAAAATGTGTAAATCCTTGTAGTGTCAAGGACTAAGTggtttttacacacattttctcaaaatgagAAATGTAAGCATCCTACACATATggctttttttactttacttttactaCAAtgcttttttccctttatttatataattattCATGTTAGGATTAGGTAAAACTTAAATTAACTTGAGAATCTATTATGTATCCCAAAACTAGAACCCACCAGCAGATGGAGCTAGAGGAACATTCTTAGGAGATGGTAACACAGTCAGTAGAGGTGCAGACCaagcttcattatttttttttgcaatcatCCAGTTGTGATCAGCCTTACCagtcttttttatatatatataaaaacatctgttttaaagatAAGTGCTTTATAGGTTATATATTGTTTTCTTACTTATTGACATTACAATGCTATTCTTATTTTTCCATATGTAAATATCTattcactttcatttttatcagtttatttattcaaataaaggCTTCCTCCAAGGTGATAATAATTAACAGTTAGGTAACTTCAATGTTGTGTTTCACCAATAGTAAGCTGACTCTATCCCACTTTAGACCGGGGCACTGAAAAACAACACGTTTGCTGAATCATCTCTAGGGGGCACTGCATCATcatggagagtgaaagagagagagagagagagagagagagagagagagagagaggagggtggagggtTGATAGATTCCATTTCTATTTTGCCTTTAATCCAACTGTAAAATTCATGgggaaaagtcatttttttcttttcagtcagTAAGACTGTTTTCTTCAACGCATAGTTTCATCATCACACCTTTACCAAAAAGATGACCAGCGGGCAGAAAAATGTTGCCAGTTATAGCGTATCGATCATGTCAAGATTTGAAAAGGAATAAGAAAAAATAACTGTACAAAGGTGAACATTCACAACATAAAAGTGCACTGGAAGCTTAAACTCTACATTAACTCTTCTGTTAAAGCTATGATAAATCTTTTTTACATCAAGTTATATTTAAAGTAATTAATGTGCACATCATATTACTAATTAATGTCTTTTGACATAATGATgaaacaacatcaaaacaaatgatTGCAAAAAGTAAAGACATGCACATCATTTCTccacttaaaacattttattacagacaaaagaaaacaaaagaagtaatcatgacacaaaatgaagctaatgctgGTACACTGCCAATGCACCAACAAcaatttctgaaaaaatatgtattattcTAATAAAAATCATGGTGTTTGATCAATaacaattaataataataataataataataataataattcttaaTCACCCTGATGGAAATAAGCCAACATTTTACTTCATATTATTCATAAATAGATGTAAAACCTGCCATCAAATTAAATAGAATGACCATATTGTAAAACATGattttcaacaaaacaaaatggttcTCTCATTACTGGCTttacaaattaaagaaatacatttggcAGGTTTATacacaaaattaaaatgtttacccCCATGAATGCTCCTCACAAACGCAAATCCTGctacagtgaaaaaaaacaacttctgaattattttttcttcacaaaaaaatgataaagatGAGTTTAACACAATTCTAAAACACCTAATAAAACTAGTCAAAAACTTTAAAACCcactgttatgtttttttttatttagtaacatttcacatttatcaactctttttttattcacctGTACAAGTGGTGTTGGGACTATAGGGGAGGTGGGCAGGGTTACAGGTGAAGGGGCGGTCCTTATTGACCAACAGGGGGAGGAGCTAAAAGGAGAGGTATCAACCTTAGACCTCTACAGTTCTGTAACGTCCTGAGGCCATGTCAAGAGAGTGACTCTCTCTATCAGAGCTCCACCATGTAAGGAGGAAATATTTTTCAGTATTAcatttctctcttgttttaagAGAAAAAGACCAGTGAACACAGTTTCAACACAACTTTTAGTGTGTGTATTCCCTCACTGAATCCGCCTGCACAAAAatcacaaaaccaaacaaaaagaatgtttgaaagaaaaagagagcaagGGACTGCAGCTAAATACACACATAAGTGGGGTCCGTTTCGTGATATATACAATCACTctgtgagaaagaaaagaactGAGCGAGTCCTCTAACAGGGGCAAGGATGATTTACAAATGTCTTATGTGTTTGAGACTATCTTCATAACATTTTTGCTTTGCCTTCATTCAGTGTGGGTGTATCAGTCTGTCCTGATTTACATCCACCCCTGCTGAGGTGACTTTCTTACAGTTTACTGTATAAGCTTTTCTCACTCAGACCCCTATGCTTTGAGTATGCTTGGAGCATTTCATCTCCCCAATGAGGGCAGTCCATGGCAAACACAGTAATGGAGGGAAGAGCAGAGAAAGCATCTTtgaaaaattcaaaacaaaacgaAAAGACTCTTTTTTGGTCTTCATTTCCAGTATGTTTGCATGAGCTTAAAGCTCACTGccccagcaaaaaaaaaatcactggtaaggagaaaaaaaagcaagagaagTGCCTTAGGCTTCTGGCTGATCTAAGTGCTTGGCAAATAGGTGAAGTTACTGTAGCAGTATTTGGGATTTTCAAAATCCGTCACAAAAATAGGAGAAAAAATGGTGTAGAAGCAGATACATTGATGACGTTGTTGTTATGTTGGAAAGCTCCCTGGAGTCTGACATTTGGAGGTCTTTCAACTTCAAGTGAGGTAGAGAGGCTTGTCCCGAGCTCCCATGCCACtactgaggaagaagaacaaacaatATTAGTGTTGATTAGAGCAAATGTACTGTAAATACTGACTGcatgtatttctgtttattttttaagttaccAGGAAATCCTagcaaatataaatgtatttcaaagaAGATCTGAATAAGAAAAAAGCTCCAGCAAACATTAAAGCTCTCAACCAACAACAGAAGACAatcagtgaaaaagaaaaatataaaagtcaGAACTTGCAGATCACTTGGAACTTGAAATTTCAAACACAAGGTCTGTTCAACAGTTATCTTTTCTGACAAGCTGGAAATAATTCAGTACCCTCCAAAACTCCAAACTacaatgatctgacacagaGGGGGAAGGTTTAAAGCAAAGACTCAATCTACTTCAAAGAGCATCAAATACGATTTGACCCAGGCATGATCCCATTTGACATCCAGATGAATCAGCTCTAAATACAGGAGATACTTCCGCCTCTCAGAATAGCATTACCAAGTTTCAGGTGTGAGACAAACAACATTCCTCTTGTACCTGCTTGAATAGCTTGATTCAATAAGGTAATGTGTGCTGAGCGAAACACAGGAAAACTTAATTGGATGTCACAGTTTTTCCAAGCTCGCTAATAGCATTGTTCTACTGCTGCGTTACTCATTTAAATTTCAAGGAGATGCTCTGCTTTAGTAGGGAAATCACAGTTTATGATTAATGCTGTCAGATTCTCTAAGTGTGAAAGGGAAGTGGTTCAGAGCAACTAATTTTCCAAATGAGTAACTGTCAGACAGCTACTTACTATGCCCAACAATCAAATGTCCCCGATCGGATTTAAAGAAGCAGAGACAGTTTTACTTTGGTCGTTCTTTATGACACTCACTTGATGTGATTTCTTCCACAACATTCACTGCTCCCACAACACAAATATGGAGGTGATAAGCTCACCTGCAGTGGTTGGGTCCACAGTCCCTGTTGCAATACTCGCTGTCCCAGTCAGGGTTCTGGCCGTGGACTTGGTTAGGGGCACCTGGAGACTGTGAGCCCCCGACACTGTTCTGGTAATCAGCCTGAATGTGGGAGAATCCCTGTGGATTaaacaagaggaaaagagaagggGAAAAGAGGTTGTTGATTTTTAGTTTTAGAAGGCCAGCACTTAGACTCTGCTTAGCCGGATTACAGTACGAGATGGAAACATAAAGAGCACAGAGATGACAACCCCCAACACATATAGACTCAGAGGGAAAGGGAGAAAATAGTTTGTTTGCGGATCAAAGTAAGACCCAAGACTTTAAAAAACGAGCTTATAATGGGGTGTGTCATATTGAAAATACTGACTTCAACTAACTTCAAGCTTATCATGTAGCTACATGGGTGTAGTTCTAGCAAGCATGTTCCAAACTATGAAAAGTACCCAAACAAAGCCAACAGTTTACGTTCAGTAATGAGAATTAGCAAAGTCGAGGTAACCCTATAAACCAAACCATCTACACCCCTTATTATGCCTAATTATGCATAAATCTGAGCCTTATTATAATGACAATTATAAGTCATAAAAAATGTTACCTCCACACTATTTTTTTccaataaagtaaagtaaaatataacttttatttttaaatcaatctgtTAACGTGTTTAATTTTTGCTGTTACAATGGTCTTTAATGGGTATTCCTTGCTTTCATtttagccagcctcaagtggacagcCTGGGAACTGCAGTTCCTTTTCACCTCCGCATTGGCTagatttttcaacacctgaggttgaTGCTTTGCTTAAAGCTAACTGAGACCTATTGTGCATTACAGTACATTGTTTTCCAAGTTTTCCTATCATGACAACAAGAGCAACCAATAAAAGCGTTGTATATAACTGAACATTATTGAAAATTCTACAGAAATTGCATATAGTGATTATATGAGGAGCTTaagtatttatgttttaaatcattttattaatGGTTGCTAGTCATACCTGTTggctgagaggaggggagtgcaGAGGTGCCTGGAGCCCCATTTGGTGTGAGATGATTGGCTGCGACTGCTGCATGCGGATTGGCTGGTTGAGCAGAGAGCTCTGGTGCAGGGAGAGCTGGGCATGGGGGTGAAGAGGGGGGCTGATCTGGAAGGGAGCTGGGGGAGAGGCACTCATGCTGGGCGGCAGCATCTGGGATTGGCTGAGGGTCTGGGCAAGTGCATGGCGGGGTGGCCCGGCGTAGCTCTGGAGGTCCGACAGGGGGAAGGAGCCTGGCGGGCCCAGGTAGGGTGAGGAGGGCTGGGGTGGCACGCTGTATAGGGGCTGCTTTGGGGGCAGCATGTGGGAGGGCTGGCTGGTTTGCTGGGCACTTTTTGGTTCAGGGTCATTGTAGGTCTGTGGAAGAGCATAATTGAAACAACTGTCAATTAATATTCATAAATTACATCTTATCTGTAAACTGAAACCATtaacacaacacaataacacatcAATCATCATTCATTTAGAGatgatctctctttttttaatagaagCATCCATTACACTTAAGAACATCTTTTAGACCTGACCTGTATCTTAAAAAGgaatctatttatttataaccTTGACCGTATTAAAGGGAAATTTGCAATTTTTCACAATATTAATACTGAAACCTGGCGGAACATGGCTGTTAACATTCAACACTTGATTTAACATATTACAAGCAATAGAGGCGCACATTTAGAGGAACAAgtgtctgtttgcagtaaaGTTTCTAAAAACGCAATCTTTTTCCAATAACATGTCATATCACGACACATGGGGGACTCAGGTCTCTGATTCTGCCTCACATTTACAGTATtaagtgtctgtctgcctctttctcactctttctctctttatgaATTACAGCAGCGTATGCAGAAAATACAGgataagcagtttttttttcagtaagagCCTGTGTTTAAATTATCCATATGAAATGATCCTGGATTAACGGGGGAGGAGTGATGGTTAGCAGGAGTCATACTGTGAACAGCCAGCAGTTTTTTAGAGTTCACAACGCAGCGTAGTGAAGATACAGATAATCCACAGAGAAAACAAGCTGATATAATGCagatctgtctgtgtatgtcttgCTCCACCCTAACtctttatggggggggggggggggtctcctgagttAAGGCCGtactatttacagtctatgggtaaGACGTGACTTAAAAATAagacgcggaagtagcggacaAAGCAACGATgctatgatgagaatatttgcctttatatcaatgcaacGTGTAGTTAATCTGAATCATAATATCAGTttaagagcagagaagaacataaagGCGACCAACAAATGTAACGCAGCCGcttcattacgtgcacagagatcaaaCTTCCCCTTGTCACTTCACAtccagttgtttgtttttgatcgAGGATTAAAAGCAAACAtactaaaaatgtgtattttaaactattttgctGCACACAGAAGCGCTTCTTGTCAACAGACAAGGCAgacaactgcttggggcccccaGGCCAGTACTTAAAACCACAGCAGAGGCTCAAAACGTGCAACGTTTGCAATAACAGTAGGAGACCTGGGACCCCATCTTACAGTACTCACACATATTAtagtaaatgactgaatgatgctTGTCTAGCCCTCAATATGGACGAGAGACACTTTAATTCATAACTTCTGCTGAAACATGttgttggtgtcagattatttataacataatggGGATGAACACTGTTTGGTACCCCTGTGAATTTGTTTTGGcttgggccccaacagactccaaGTCTTCAACATGCAAGGTGCCCCTTTAGATATTATGAAGTCGGTACAGTACGTCAGCCATGACGCCGAACTAGGCTCTTTGTTATGACATACTGTCTTGACTTTTTGTTTCCCATCTTAATACCCTTTCTTTTAGTTGTACTCATCTATAATCATTGAAAGGAAATGTCTTTCTAACTCTTTGATAAAAAGCTTGACCGAGGTAAGCTGGCCGTTTCCACTCGCTTTCAAGCTAAGCTAGCGTTCCACAAATTTCTATCAGCTGCTTCACCACAGAGCTGTCTTACACAGTTACATTGATCGTTTTCAGCATATTGATGCCCTCTTTGAAATTAGACTGTGCGTAGCAGTCAACCCTTGGCATGACAGCTTTCACTAGTTTCACATTActtcacacacactcgcagATAAATTAAAAGGGTTAAGGTTGAAAAGGGATGCATTACTTTGACGTCAAACACCAAACTCTAAGGAAATCACCCAAACTTAAACTTTCAGACTTTTTGAAAGTATCACTCTTTACAGGTGCAGCAACTTCATAACACCCCATCTCACTATCCACCCTGCCCCACACTCTTCAGCCCTCTGTGATGAGCTGTCAGATTGCTCATCTATAGTCATCAGTGTTGATTAGAACGTAATGGAGCCCATTTATATGAATAGACCTGCGGCCCGAGGTAATGATCAATAGACACCTTGACAGATAGATGGGAAAAGgagagggcacacacacacacacacacacacacacacacacacacacacacacacacacacacacacacacacatgcattcattcacacacatacacacacatatatgcagagGCCCAGGCAGAGAAATTAGGCTGTTTGCCTGCAGAGCAAATGGAATGACAAAAGGAATCTTCCCCACACTACATTCTGTATTGTTAATACAGGACGGCACTAAACAATACAATCTACAGCTCTCGTCATTGCCTTTCTTTATTCCCCATCCTGCTACGCTGGTACATAGCAGCCATCATTCACCAGGCAGAAAGGATGTCATAGATCTGAATTAGCAGAAATGTGTCAGAGTTGGAAACAACGGGTGAAGCCTATGACTGCTTGCACTGATATGGATGTACGATAATCGATTATCTAATCTGTGACACAGGTGTCTATGTTCAtattttgatgtgtgttttttttactgatgcaCATAACTCAGACTTGAGCCTGATATAAAGTACAGCACATAAGAGGGCAATCATTTTCTATCCTCCATCCCTAATAGATGTTGTGGCCACATGCTTGTGCTGAACCCTCCCCCACCTTCTCACCATTCCAACTACCATCGCCCCAACCCCCCACATCTGCACCCTATGGAAATCAGGTATTGTTCCAAATATGGCCTGCTCTTTTTGCATCAAATACCCCCACCCGCCCTCTCCACCATTACCTCCAGCACCACCTCCACTTAAGCCCCTCCCTGCCCATTAGCAGGGATTTTCCATCCAATCCATCATCAGTCTTAGCCAGGGCCTGTGTGTCATAAGTGTTACCTTGGAAACCAGACTGGCTCGGTATGCGGCCAAGGCTTTCAGGTACTCTTTCTTGGCCGCCTCGGTTTTCCTCTTGTAGCCCTGCGAAgacaaaaaatcaaaacaaaaggctTCAGGTCAGAAGAGAGCTTGACATGCTCATAAATGTGCACACAAATGTCATGctctcaaaacaaacacaacacatacaaagCACTCATGCAAGCACACCCGCATGCACGCGTACGCACGGCGGCTTGCttacacgcacgcacacatgcacgcgcTTTTTATCTTACACTTCTCTAAATATATAATGcaatgcacaaacagaaacacacacactcttaatgTTTCCCTTTCCATCAGAACCAATGATACAGAACACCTCTATTTCCTCATCACAGCACTAAAACTCTCTCATCTCAATTCTTCTCCCTCTATTGTAGCAACACATCATTTCCATTCCAATCCACCTAGAGAAATGAACTGGaacttctctctcactctgcttttATCTCCCACCATAACATTCCTTTCAGCATACTGACATTAGTGATACACCACAATGATTGTTGTCATTCAGCACATTAGGATGCGAGCCTGTGgatgagttttgtttttaaactgccTTCTCTATTGTTACTGTGATGCGCCAACCCTTGTTGTCATACGACTAAATGAAGTCAGTGTGTTTGCATAAAGAATGTGGGTGTATGAGTACATATGGATTcttttttgcatgtgtttttgcaTGCAGGTAATTTCTGTTTTGGATGTTGCAGACGTAAGAGTAGGTCTAAAATATATATAGGCTATTGGCAAAATTATACCAATATGCAAAATTAAAAggtcagaaaataaatatatctatgCATTATACGTTTTTATATGGGGATGGATTTTGCTTCTGGAGCAACTAAAAAACCCCAGATGTGCTGATTCTTATATAAATTCCttaatacatttatattgatatttccttttttcaaagaacaaaaaacaaaacaaaaccaaacaaataatgtttttatcaaCCTAAGGGAGCTACAATGCTCAAATGTCTGCCAAATAAATTTGGGAAAAAATGGgcaacattttgatttaaatcagGAAATTATGGTTATACATTTGATGATGCTAGCTTTTCTTAATAAATAGCATACAGACATGTTTGTAAAAATTAGCTTTTAATGCTAACATTGTCTCTACCTAGTACCCTTTACTACAAGtaaggaaaaaaacactacaaCCTCCAATAACTCTGTCATCATTAGCTCCTCCTACCAATTACTGCTGAGATGGATATGATgtgaaactgcaaaaaaaacaaaacaatagactTCTCTTCCTGGATAGCTGAAATGCCCTTCAGCTAAACCCAAGGACGAGATGATAGTGAGGGTGGAGGCGGGTGGATCACTAATTCTGTATTCTGGGGAGGATCAAAATAGCAAGAGAGGGATATAAATGAAGAGAAAGGAAATCAGAACTCTACACAGCCCTGCTTGTCAGAAGGTCAATGAAGATGCATGGTGTGGTAGTATGGCTATGGAGGCTGTAGGTACACAGAAAGTGAGGACTGTACCTGGGCCcagagattatttttttttggcaaggAATATGTGATTTCAATAtttcattatatatatttttaattttgatgCAACATCACATAAAAGAAAACTTTTGGAAATAAGAAGAACAGCAAGaatttgtgtgtctgtaatcCAAACTCCACAGGCCTTCTCTTCCTTCCCTTTCCTAGAATTAAATtgagaaataaaatcatttataTGAGAGTCGGGGGAGAGAGGATAAACTGGTGGATTATCTttggaaggagaaaaagaagctcATTAAGGTGAGCGGTATCTCACAGAAATGTTTCTCACACAGGACATAAAGTCGGGGAGAGGCCAGAATGTGGGCACATGACTGTTTAGGTCAAGCCACGGCATATCTTTTTATGATTCCATCTATGCTTTCAAATATGCAAAACCCTGTTTTTTGTACCTGCTTCTGTTCTTCACCTAGGCTGTCCCACATGGAAGCCACGATTTTGGA
Coding sequences within it:
- the LOC132989243 gene encoding thymocyte selection-associated high mobility group box protein TOX-like isoform X2; translated protein: MDVRFYPAPPANVGSCSLPTDPSCLSSLDYYHSNKFDGDNMYMNDNNQEFRSPNQSYSSQGRGSSGGGGAGDEDYEIPPITPPNHADPSLLHLMEHESGYPFHSLPHNGLLNTYSYPELPALMMSNMLGQDTHLLTGPMHSISSDKRAAAEMMKPKPKPQKKKKKKDPNEPQKPVSAYALFFRDTQAAIKGQNPNATFGDVSKIVASMWDSLGEEQKQGYKRKTEAAKKEYLKALAAYRASLVSKTYNDPEPKSAQQTSQPSHMLPPKQPLYSVPPQPSSPYLGPPGSFPLSDLQSYAGPPRHALAQTLSQSQMLPPSMSASPPAPFQISPPLHPHAQLSLHQSSLLNQPIRMQQSQPIISHQMGLQAPLHSPPLSQQGFSHIQADYQNSVGGSQSPGAPNQVHGQNPDWDSEYCNRDCGPNHCSSGMGARDKPLYLT
- the LOC132989243 gene encoding TOX high mobility group box family member 2-like isoform X1; protein product: MDVRFYPAPPANVGSCSLPTDPSCLSSLDYYHSNKARYSVAERGVRLHTTAPQGINPARKRLPAALFDGDNMYMNDNNQEFRSPNQSYSSQGRGSSGGGGAGDEDYEIPPITPPNHADPSLLHLMEHESGYPFHSLPHNGLLNTYSYPELPALMMSNMLGQDTHLLTGPMHSISSDKRAAAEMMKPKPKPQKKKKKKDPNEPQKPVSAYALFFRDTQAAIKGQNPNATFGDVSKIVASMWDSLGEEQKQGYKRKTEAAKKEYLKALAAYRASLVSKTYNDPEPKSAQQTSQPSHMLPPKQPLYSVPPQPSSPYLGPPGSFPLSDLQSYAGPPRHALAQTLSQSQMLPPSMSASPPAPFQISPPLHPHAQLSLHQSSLLNQPIRMQQSQPIISHQMGLQAPLHSPPLSQQGFSHIQADYQNSVGGSQSPGAPNQVHGQNPDWDSEYCNRDCGPNHCSSGMGARDKPLYLT